The genome window CGCCGCACCGGCCAAGGCCCCGCTGCAGCAGGTCGCCGCCCCGGTCGCCAACCTGGGGGACCGTCCGGAAGAGCGCGTGCCGATGAGCCGCCTGCGCGCCCGTATCGCCGAGCGCCTGCTGCAGTCGCAGCAGACCAACGCCATCCTGACCACCTTCAACGAGGTGAACATGGCGCCGGTCATGGAACTGCGCAACAAGTACAAGGACAAGTTCGAGAAAGAGCACGGCGTCAAGCTGGGCTTCATGTCCTTCTTCGTCAAGGCCGCCGTCGCCGCGCTGAAGAAGTACCCGATCCTGAACGCCTCGGTGGATGGCAACGACATCGTCTACCACGGCTACTTCGACATCGGCATCGCGGTCGGTTCGCCGCGCGGCCTGGTGGTGCCGATCCTGCGCAACGCCGACCAGATGTCGATCGCCGAGATCGAGAAGAAGATCGGTGAATTCGGCCAGAAGGCCAAGGACGGCAAGCTGACCCTGGAAGAGCTGTCGGGCGGTACCTTCTCGATCTCGAACGGCGGCGTGTTCGGCTCGATGCTGTCGACCCCGATCATCAACCCGCCGCAGTCGGCGATCCTGGGCGTGCACGCGACCAAGGACCGCGCCGTGGTGGAGAACGGCCAGATCGTGATCCGTCCGATGAACTACCTGGCGATGTCCTACG of Massilia sp. KIM contains these proteins:
- the odhB gene encoding 2-oxoglutarate dehydrogenase complex dihydrolipoyllysine-residue succinyltransferase; this translates as MAQIEVKVPQLSESVAEATLLSWHKKVGEPVSRDENMIDIETDKVVLELPAPSAGVIVQLIKADGATVVSGETIAIIDTEASAQTSPLEVKPIPSAAPNAPIEAAPAAAPAADQSKAGVAMPAAAKILADNNMSAAGIDGSGRDGRVTKGDALAAVASKPAAAPAAAAPAKAPLQQVAAPVANLGDRPEERVPMSRLRARIAERLLQSQQTNAILTTFNEVNMAPVMELRNKYKDKFEKEHGVKLGFMSFFVKAAVAALKKYPILNASVDGNDIVYHGYFDIGIAVGSPRGLVVPILRNADQMSIAEIEKKIGEFGQKAKDGKLTLEELSGGTFSISNGGVFGSMLSTPIINPPQSAILGVHATKDRAVVENGQIVIRPMNYLAMSYDHRIIDGREAVLGLVAMKDALEDPARLLLDL